The Plasmodium berghei ANKA genome assembly, chromosome: 8 genome has a segment encoding these proteins:
- a CDS encoding AP2 domain transcription factor, putative, giving the protein MLRNIINQSENLRKKILQSKNLCTLSEILLSKHPYKPKTREIIHPHITPPENLAPSDCFSAKASGLQQFIPNNYYRTKWIESLRSGEYLGDDYPWNLLPMWKYWKKRKYNVKYDEIPWFISKVKGVSYYHRLNVWMVQWVEDGVHRIRRFRCAFGVLQAKLAAEQFRRNLEQSGRVDNRKSERQLRMDYIQKKDERLLRKKKYSKISKGQF; this is encoded by the coding sequence ATGTTgcgaaatattattaaccAGTCAGAAAATttaaggaaaaaaatattgcagagtaaaaatttatgtacATTGTcagaaattttattatcaaagCATCCTTATAAACCAAAAACAAGGGAAATAATACATCCTCATATAACACCTCCGGAAAATCTAGCCCCTTCAGATTGTTTTAGTGCCAAAGCAAGTGGATTACAACAATTTATaccaaataattattatcgTACAAAATGGATTGAGTCCTTAAGGTCAGGAGAATATTTAGGAGATGACTATCCATGGAATTTATTACCAATGTGGAAATAttggaaaaaaagaaaatataatgtaaaatatgatgaaaTACCATGGTTTATTTCAAAAGTTAAAGGAGTTTCTTATTATCATCGATTAAATGTATGGATGGTTCAGTGGGTTGAAGATGGAGTTCATAGAATTCGAAGATTTCGATGTGCTTTTGGTGTTTTACAAGCAAAATTAGCAGCTGAACAGTTCAGAAGAAATTTGGAACAGTCAGGTAGAGTTGATAATAGGAAATCAGAAAGACAATTAAGAATGGATTACATACAAAAGAAAGATGAACGATTACTAaggaagaaaaaatattcgaAAATATCAAAGGGTCAGTTTTAG
- a CDS encoding V-type proton ATPase subunit E, putative: MALDDAEAQKQIQQMVNFILNEAKDKAHEIEAKALEDFNIEKLRIVQKMKEKIRLEFQKKAKQMEIKRSINHSSAINKARLKKLCAKDQVFKEIYKISSDKLAELYKDKDKYKNLIIDLIVQALYYIQEPHVIVMYREVDKSVVDGCLSEAAHKYTEKIKKQFNITKNVKIELDKSGNYLPPPPSENNEGASCLGGIILTTPNRKINCDNTLDLRLKLAIKHCTTEIKRMFFEMD; this comes from the exons atggCTCTC GATGATGCAGAAGCACAAAAGCAAATTCAACAAATGGTCAACTTCATTTTAAATGAAGCAAAGGATAAAGCACATGAAATTGAAGCAAAAGCACTAGAAGATTTTAATATAGAAAAGTTAAGAATTgttcaaaaaatgaaagaaaaaattagatTAGAGtttcaaaaaaaagcaaaacaaatggaaataaaaagatCTATAAATCATTCATCTGCTATTAATAAAGCTCgacttaaaaaattgtgtGCAAAAGATCAAGtttttaaagaaatttataaaataagtaGTGATAAATTAGCAGAACTATATAAAGataaagataaatataaaaatttaattatcgATTTAATTGTACAAgctttatattatatacaagAGCCACATGTTATTGTTATGTATCGAGAAGTTGATAAATCTGTTGTTGATGGATGTTTAAGTGAAGCTGCACATAAATATactgaaaaaattaaaaaacaatttaatataactaaaaatgttaaaatagAACTTGATAAGTCAGGTAATTATTTACCCCCACCTCCATCAGAAAACAATGAAGGAGCATCATGTTTGGGTGgtattatattaacaacaccaaatagaaaaattaacTGTGACAATACGCTAGATTTACGTCTTAAACTAGCCATAAAACATTGCACAacagaaataaaaagaatgTTCTTTGAAATggattaa
- a CDS encoding UBX domain-containing protein, putative → MDNEIKLFMEMTKLSDKDEAKRLVEMCNGNLEDNIVKYLKNGELESLSQGNELKKRKGNEDNSNKTENIVNDKVYKKSENNIVKSHFFEILNNIRGVICPLFRNIYNMITSCFNLISSYILNSCNKNSFTVYYEEKYGKIHVNFFNGNLKDAINKSKKEEKLLLVYLHIDNEESEYFCKHIYTNIEIIPFFENNCILYAQDISKYPFIELHDKINIYMFPQISILLTYTSNIKELSVIYGRPSATDIIQSIIECIEKAAIEKNKMERNRSMVSNVNETVYRDRLLREEQDREYQEALKKDKEILEKKKKKENEKLLKIEKKKNYIKDIKNKRNEKSKKFPLNIEPNDKVTKILLRLPNGLKVQNNFSSNHTLRDIYDWAECCDILEVDKTKKQNMNIPCKFDLICGHTKYVLKNSTNLIKEFDLYPNAVLNMKSLDSSDNEE, encoded by the exons atggataatgaaattaaacTGTTTATGGAAATGACAAAATTATCAGATAAAGATGAAGCAAAAAGATTGGTTGAAATGTGCAATGGGAATTTAGAG gaTAATATAGTTAAGTACTTAAAAAATGGAGAGTTAGAAAGTTTGAGCCAa GGGAATGAATTGAAAAAGAGAAAAGGAAATGAGgataattcaaataaaacagAAAATATAGTAAACGATAAAGTGTATAAAAAGAGCGAAAACAATATAGTAAAATcccatttttttgaaatattaaataacaTAAGAGGAGTAATTTGCCCTTTATTtcgaaatatatataatatgataacatcatgttttaatttgataagtagttatatattaaattcatgtaataaaaacagTTTTACAGTATAttatgaagaaaaatatggaaaaatacatgtaaatttttttaatggaAATCTTAAAGATGcaataaataaatctaaaaaagaagaaaaattattacttgtttatttacatattgataatgaagaaagtgaatatttttgtaaacatatttatacaaatattgAAATTATACCATtctttgaaaataattgtatattatatgccCAAGATATTAGCAAGTATCCATTTATTGAATTgcatgataaaataaatatatatatgtttccACAAATCagtatattattaacatataCATCAAATATTAAAGAATTATCAGTAATATATGGAAGGCCAAGTGCTACAGATATTATACAATCTATTATTGAATGTATTGAAAAGGCTGctattgaaaaaaacaaaatggaAAGAAATAGATCAATGGTAAGTAATGTAAATGAAACTGTTTATAGGGATAGACTATTAAGAGAGGAACAAGACAGGGAATATCAAGAagctttaaaaaaagataaagaaattttagaaaaaaaaaaaaaaaaagaaaatgaaaaattattaaaaatcgaaaaaaaaaaaaattatataaaagatataaaaaataaacgaaatgaaaaaagtaaaaaatttcCACTAAATATTGAGCCTAATGATAAagttacaaaaatattattaagaTTACCAAATGGATTAAAAgttcaaaataattttagtAGCAATCATACCTTAAGAGATATATATGATTGGGCAGAATGCTGTGATATATTAGAAGttgataaaacaaaaaaacaaaatatgaatattccATGTAAATTTGATTTAATATGTGGCCatacaaaatatgttttaaaaaattcgacaaatttaattaagGAATTTGACTTATATCCAAATGCAGTTCTTAATATGAAATCTTTAGACTCATCTGATAATGAAGAATAA
- a CDS encoding cAMP-dependent protein kinase catalytic subunit yields the protein MIQFLKNLQLYKKRETSDIKPTTKKSKMKYEDFNFIRTLGTGSFGRVILATYKNEDLPPVAIKRFEKSKIIKQKQVDHVFSERKILNYISHPFCVNLYGSFKDESYLYLVLEFVIGGEFFTFLRRNKRFPNDVGCFYAAQIVLIFEYLQSLNIVYRDLKPENLLLDKDGFIKMTDFGFAKVVNTRTYTLCGTPEYIAPEILLNAGHGKAVDWWTLGIFIYEILVGYPPFYANEPLLIYQKILEGIIYFPKFLDNNCKHLMKKLLSHDLTKRYGNLKKGAQSVKEHPWFSNIEWNNLLNKRVDVPYKPKYKNIFDASNFEKVQEDLSIADKVINENDPFFDW from the exons atgATTCAATTCCTTAAAAATCTACAgttgtataaaaaaagggaaaCTTCCGATATAAAACCCActacaaaaaaaagtaaaatgaaatatgaggattttaattttattcgTACACTCGGAACTG GGTCATTCGGGAGAGTGATTTTAgcaacatataaaaatgaagacTTACCTCCAGTTGCAATTAAACGATTTGAAAAaagcaaaataataaaacaaaaacaagTTGATCATGTATTTTctgaaagaaaaatattaaattatataagtCACCCATTTTGT GTTAATTTATATGGATCATTTAAGGATGAatcttatttatatttggtTCTTGAATTTGTAATTGGAGgtgaattttttacatttttgagaagaaataaaagattTCCAAATGATGTAGGGTGTTTCTATGCAGCACaaattgttttaatatttgaatatttgCAGAGTTTAAATATTGTATACAG AGACTTAAAGCCCGAGAACTTGCTTCTGGATAAAGATggatttataaaaatgactGATTTTGGTTTTGCAAAAGTTGTAAACACACGAACATACACCTTATGCGGAACACCTGAATATATAGCCCcagaaatattattaaatgcTGGCCATGGAAAAGCG gTGGATTGGTGGACATTGGGAatctttatatatgaaattttAGTTGGATATCCTCCTTTTTATGCAAATGAAcctttattaatatatcagaaaattttagaaggaattatttatttccctaaatttttagataataattgtaagcatttaatgaaaaaactATTATCTCATGATCTTACAAAAAGATATggaaatttaaaaaaaggtGCTCAAAGTGTTAAAGAACATCCATGGTTTTCTAATATTGAATggaataatttattaaataaaagagTTGATGTTCCATATAAAcctaaatataaaaatatattcgaTGCAtctaattttgaaaaagtTCAAGAAGATTTATCTATAGCAGATAAAgttattaatgaaaatgatcCATTTTTTGATTGGTAG